Proteins found in one Pempheris klunzingeri isolate RE-2024b chromosome 6, fPemKlu1.hap1, whole genome shotgun sequence genomic segment:
- the LOC139202426 gene encoding prostaglandin E2 receptor EP4 subtype-like, with translation MRLPAKIPLLTPYLLLQGVKKEMLSQIHSRPKGISLTNTSLWVYLEMETHNFTHGSVSRNETLVQQSQTTRVETAIALPIFMFAGGAIGNLIAIIVLSVSKQERKSSAFYTLVCGLAVTDLLGTCLASPLTIANYLDQHVLEERHVCEFHSFLLLFFGLTGLSIICAMAAERYLAICCPYTYQRWGVDRRFAQKFLVFIYISHIFFCCLPMTGMASSQLQSSGTWCFIDWRTHEPLPAAYSVLYGVVSLLLILGTIVLNLAVCGALLLMRQRTVQRPVTRASVRERWRALSSAAETQMIAVLVMTSVVVLACSAPLVIRVFANRIMLKDDSKADLAAIRIASVNPILDPWIYILLRRSLFRRLLSLSRRASSTRSNAPTTVQSSLFYPELVRDSHVFTQLMCNTNIITQLPATVTFTPYDTESLRQT, from the exons ATGAGACTACCAGCGAAAATACCCCTGCTGACTCCTTATCTTCTGCTACAGGGAGTTAAAAAGGAAATGCTCTCCCAAATCCACAGCAGACCAAAGGGAATATCGCTGACTAACACCAGCCTGTGGGTGTATTTGGAAATGGAGACCCACAACTTTACGCACGGATCTGTCTCCAGAAACGAGACGCTGGTGCAGCAGTCACAAACTACCAGGGTCGAGACAGCAATCGCTTTACCAATATTTATGTTTGCTGGCGGCGCCATTGGGAATTTAATCGCGATAATTGTTCTTTCAGTAtcaaaacaggagagaaaatcTTCGGCTTTCTACACGCTGGTGTGCGGTCTGGCGGTGACGGACCTGCTGGGCACCTGCCTGGCCAGTCCGCTCACTATAGCCAACTACCTGGACCAGCACGTGCTGGAGGAGAGACACGTGTGCGAGTTTCACtcctttttgttgctgtttttcgGCTTAACAGGACTGAGCATCATATGCGCCATGGCAGCAGAGCGGTACCTGGCCATATGCTGCCCGTACACCTACCAGCGGTGGGGGGTGGACCGACGCTTTGCGCAGAAGTTCCTTGTCTTCATCTACAtcagtcacattttcttttgctgccTCCCGATGACGGGCATGGCGAGCAGCCAGCTGCAGTCCTCCGGGACCTGGTGCTTCATCGACTGGAGGACGCACGAGCCCCTGCCCGCCGCCTACTCCGTGCTGTACGGGGTCGTCAGCCTGCTGCTCATCCTGGGCACCATCGTGCTCAACCTGGCGGTGTGCGGAGCGCTGCTGCTGATGCGGCAGAGGACCGTGCAGCGGCCCGTCACCAGAGCCAGCGTCCGGGAGAGGTGGAGGGCTCTGTCCTCGGCCGCAGAGACGCAGATGATCGCGGTGCTGGTGATGACCTCCGTGGTGGTTCTGGCCTGTTCGGCCCCGCTAGTG atCCGTGTGTTTGCAAACCGCATCATGCTGAAAGATGACTCCAAAGCTGACCTGGCTGCCATCCGGATAGCCTCTGTCAACCCCATCCTCGACCCCTGGATCTATATCCTCCTCAGGAGGTCTCTGTTTCGTCGGCTACTCAGTTTATCGAGGCGAGCCAGCAGCACGCGCAGTAATGCACCTACTACAGTACAATCAAGTCTGTTTTATCCTGAACTCGTGAGGGACAGCCATGTGTTCACCCAGCTGATGTGCAACACAAACATCATTACTCAGCTGCCCGCCACTGTCACATTCACTCCGTACGACACAGAGAGCCTCCGCCAGACTtaa